Proteins from a single region of Apium graveolens cultivar Ventura chromosome 7, ASM990537v1, whole genome shotgun sequence:
- the LOC141673535 gene encoding uncharacterized protein LOC141673535 translates to MSYTKSKGGLGFRNLHGFNIALLGKHIWNFMRNPDSLVAKVFKERYFSDKHVLKANKGQGSSLIWTGLWQAKEELSSGFRRVLGNVESIAATTDPWLRNKTDFQVEQVQMYEGRDEKVASLFMPGEKKWNTTLVRHNFVQEDADAILETLIPQRDVADQVVWVHENVVPVRWRLSSRGIRIPITCPMCETDVEHMLHLFYDCAKVFSTGMVLRNHEGQFLAAKTKKLAGEISVVEAEAEGIMEALSWIMDMGKQNDEVIIESDTKLNVDAIACQKMNFLEVGEIIETCKQMLSNLCRVLIIFVRKNANRVAHEVAKIPCLVNSHNVFTFSPTCLLEALSYDCL, encoded by the exons ATGAGTTATACGAAAAGCAAGGGCGGACTAGGTTTCAGGAACCTTCATGGCTTTAATATTGCATTGCTTGGTAAGCATATTTGGAATTTTATGCGAAATCCGGACTCTCTTGTTGCAAAGGTTTTTAAGGAAAGATACTTTTCTGATAAGCATGTGCTGAAGGCAAACAAAGGCCAAGGATCGAGCCTCATATGGACAGGGCTATGGCAAGCCAAAGAGGAATTGAGTAGTGGCTTTCGGCGGGTATTAGGGAATGTAGAATCTATTGCAGCTACGACAGACCCATGGTTgagaaataaaactgattttcAGGTGGAGCAAGTTCAAATGTACGAAGGTAGAGATGAGAAAGTGGCTTCTCTGTTCATGCCAGGTGAAAAGAAATGGAATACGACTTTAGTCAGACATAATTTTGTTCAAGAAGATGCTGATGCAATTCTTGAAACTCTTATCCCTCAACGAGATGTGGCTGATCAAGTAGTTTGGGTTCACGA GAATGTTGTCCCAGTTCGATGGAGATTAAGCTCTAGAGGAATACGAATTCCTATTACTTGTCCTATGTGTGAAACTGATGTAGAACATATGTTACATTTGTTTTATGACT GTGCCAAAGTTTTCTCCACAGGTATGGTGCTAAGGAACCATGAAGGCCAGTTCTTAGCAGCCAAGACGAAGAAATTGGCAGGGGAGATATCAGTAGTTGAAGCGGAAGCAGAGGGCATTATGGAAGCATTATCATGGATCATGGACATGGGCAAGCAAAATGATGAAGTGATAATTGAGTCTGATACAAAGCTCAATGTTGATGCAATTGCATGCCAGAAGATGAATTTTCTAGAGGTTGGAGAAATAATCGAGACTTGTAAACAGATGCTAAGCAATTTATGTAGAGTTTTGATTATTTTTGTTCGGAAGAATGCTAACCGGGTAGCACATGAAGTCGCTAAAATCCCGTGTTTAGTAAATTCCCATAATGTTTTCACGTTTTCTCCTACGTGTTT